Proteins co-encoded in one Sediminispirochaeta bajacaliforniensis DSM 16054 genomic window:
- the rsmD gene encoding 16S rRNA (guanine(966)-N(2))-methyltransferase RsmD yields the protein MRITGGTYRGRRVRCPKGVIRPAMDRMRESMFSILGPLDGYSFLDIFSGSGLVGIEAASRGAEPVVLVENDRGKRETILENIEIVESKISLVMMSAESFLRRGRGSFDIIYLDPPFPMPGKIDLIKKLSDSSLITDETKVLIHHPAEEQWPDKVGTLVCYDTRRYGRSLLRFFRPEV from the coding sequence ATGAGAATTACCGGTGGAACATATCGAGGCCGCAGGGTGCGCTGCCCAAAGGGGGTCATCCGCCCCGCCATGGATCGTATGAGAGAGTCGATGTTCAGCATCCTCGGACCTCTCGACGGCTACTCGTTTCTCGACATCTTTTCGGGATCCGGTTTGGTCGGCATCGAAGCGGCAAGCAGGGGAGCCGAACCCGTCGTATTGGTGGAAAACGACAGGGGAAAACGGGAAACCATCCTGGAAAACATCGAAATAGTTGAATCGAAGATATCCCTGGTGATGATGTCGGCGGAATCCTTTTTACGCCGTGGCAGGGGCTCGTTCGATATTATCTATCTCGATCCCCCCTTCCCCATGCCCGGAAAAATCGATCTCATCAAGAAGCTCTCCGATTCCTCACTTATAACGGACGAAACAAAGGTTCTGATCCACCATCCCGCCGAAGAACAGTGGCCGGATAAGGTCGGAACCCTTGTCTGCTACGATACACGACGCTACGGCAGGTCTTTGCTGCGATTTTTTCGTCCGGAAGTTTGA